A part of Fusobacteriaceae bacterium genomic DNA contains:
- a CDS encoding (deoxy)nucleoside triphosphate pyrophosphohydrolase, protein MKEIYVAAGILERDGKILCARRGWENKAWMSFRYEFPGGKIEAGETPEAALVREIREELNLGVSVGPLFVTISHQYPDFLLHMKTYRCTCEDYGPLKLTVHKDCAWVEPEGLDKLDWVPADGPVIKKIKKSFLEGTWN, encoded by the coding sequence ATGAAGGAGATATACGTAGCGGCGGGAATTTTGGAACGGGATGGGAAGATCCTCTGCGCGCGCAGGGGTTGGGAAAACAAGGCGTGGATGTCGTTTCGTTACGAGTTTCCCGGCGGAAAAATCGAAGCCGGAGAAACCCCCGAAGCGGCCCTTGTCCGTGAGATCCGGGAGGAATTGAACCTCGGGGTCTCGGTGGGCCCCCTTTTTGTCACGATTTCCCATCAGTACCCCGATTTTTTGCTGCACATGAAAACCTATCGCTGTACGTGCGAAGACTATGGACCCTTGAAGCTCACGGTCCACAAAGACTGCGCCTGGGTCGAACCCGAAGGGCTGGACAAGCTGGACTGGGTGCCGGCCGACGGTCCCGTCATCAAAAAAATCAAAAAGAGTTTTCTGGAGGGAACATGGAATTAA
- a CDS encoding M20 family metallopeptidase, with protein sequence MKEKLTELFDAYLGDFQKLNEYLYENPELGNREFKAAAAHQGLLEKYGFTVEGNFCGLPTAFKAVWTAGKPGPRIAFLAEYDALPAIGHGCGHNILGVASDAAAILCKEALGNDFPGEIWLVGTPAEETDGAKVHMAKKGAFDGLDAAMIAHPDSEAHYKTGTSAAMEAIRFTFRGKTAHAAAAPWEGINALDAVITMFNAVNALRQETPTAARIHGVISEGGKAANIIPDLAVADFYVRAPKLSVLNPLVEKVKNCARGAALATGATLSMENYEASFADLMTNGTLSDVYEKNLRELGVTDIRSKNFSGSTDVGDVSHRCPTIHPEFPLTTTHLTAHSVEMARATLTPEAYKGMKEAAVAMALTALDLIRDPQLLKAVRAEFEKARAEAGE encoded by the coding sequence ATGAAAGAAAAACTGACGGAGCTTTTTGACGCCTATCTGGGGGATTTCCAAAAACTGAACGAATATCTCTACGAAAATCCGGAGCTGGGTAACCGTGAATTCAAGGCCGCCGCGGCTCATCAAGGGCTTCTGGAAAAATACGGCTTCACGGTGGAGGGAAATTTCTGCGGTCTTCCGACGGCCTTCAAGGCCGTATGGACCGCGGGGAAACCGGGTCCCCGGATCGCCTTTCTCGCCGAATACGACGCCCTTCCGGCCATCGGCCACGGCTGTGGGCACAATATTCTGGGCGTCGCCAGCGACGCGGCGGCTATCCTGTGCAAAGAGGCCCTGGGAAATGATTTTCCGGGGGAAATCTGGCTGGTCGGTACGCCCGCCGAAGAAACGGACGGGGCCAAGGTGCACATGGCCAAAAAAGGCGCCTTTGACGGACTCGACGCCGCCATGATCGCCCACCCCGACTCCGAAGCCCACTACAAGACGGGGACCTCGGCGGCCATGGAGGCCATCCGTTTCACGTTCCGGGGCAAAACCGCCCACGCGGCGGCGGCCCCCTGGGAGGGGATCAACGCCCTTGACGCCGTCATCACCATGTTTAACGCCGTAAACGCCCTCCGTCAGGAGACGCCTACGGCCGCAAGAATCCACGGCGTTATCTCCGAAGGCGGCAAGGCGGCCAACATCATCCCCGATCTGGCCGTCGCGGATTTTTATGTGCGGGCCCCGAAACTGTCCGTCTTGAATCCCCTCGTGGAAAAAGTGAAGAACTGCGCCCGGGGGGCGGCCCTCGCAACGGGCGCGACGCTCTCCATGGAAAATTACGAGGCCAGCTTTGCCGATCTTATGACCAACGGGACGCTCAGCGACGTCTATGAGAAAAATCTGCGGGAATTGGGCGTGACGGATATCCGATCGAAGAATTTCTCGGGTTCCACCGATGTCGGCGACGTCAGCCACCGCTGCCCCACCATCCATCCGGAATTTCCGCTGACGACGACCCATCTTACGGCCCACAGCGTGGAAATGGCGCGGGCCACCCTGACGCCCGAAGCCTACAAGGGCATGAAGGAAGCGGCGGTCGCCATGGCCCTCACGGCCCTTGACTTGATCCGGGATCCCCAACTGCTGAAGGCCGTCCGGGCGGAATTTGAAAAAGCCCGGGCAGAGGCCGGGGAATGA
- the mutY gene encoding A/G-specific adenine glycosylase: MTPEVTKRLCAWYAKNARELPWRQTRDPYAVWLSEIMLQQTRVETVIPYYERFLRALPDLRALAEAPENRLLKLWEGLGYYSRAKNLQKAARMIVDKFAGAFPKDPATLEKLPGIGRYTAGALASICFDLPAPAVDGNVLRVVARLTALTGSVDAPEVKEAVMEALGKIYPAGGQGKCGTFTQSLMELGALVCLPRGEPLCAACPLADLCAAKKSGKPMDFPRKSPKKDKREQELTVLILEVEGKYLIRKRPAEGLLAGLWEFPNAAGFLEGAALVKLIRDLGFAPLEAGNILKARHAFTHVRWRMAARAIKCRPIRGRKRPEGLVAVTAGELGEKYALPTAFRKLLPLIESTSQKSRIVV, encoded by the coding sequence ATGACGCCCGAAGTCACAAAACGGCTCTGCGCCTGGTACGCGAAAAACGCCCGGGAACTCCCGTGGCGGCAAACCCGGGACCCTTACGCCGTCTGGCTTTCGGAGATCATGCTCCAGCAAACCCGAGTGGAGACCGTGATTCCCTACTATGAGCGCTTTTTGAGGGCGCTCCCGGATCTCCGGGCTTTGGCGGAGGCGCCGGAGAACCGGCTGCTGAAACTCTGGGAGGGTCTCGGCTATTACAGCCGGGCCAAAAATCTGCAAAAAGCCGCGCGAATGATCGTGGACAAATTTGCCGGAGCATTCCCAAAAGATCCGGCGACATTGGAAAAACTGCCGGGAATCGGGCGCTATACGGCGGGAGCCCTCGCTTCCATCTGCTTTGATCTGCCCGCGCCCGCCGTGGACGGCAACGTGCTCAGGGTGGTCGCGAGGCTGACGGCTTTGACCGGATCCGTCGATGCGCCTGAAGTCAAAGAGGCGGTTATGGAAGCCCTGGGGAAAATTTACCCCGCGGGGGGTCAGGGCAAATGCGGGACATTCACCCAGAGCCTTATGGAATTGGGGGCCCTCGTCTGCCTGCCGAGGGGAGAGCCCCTTTGCGCCGCCTGTCCGCTGGCGGATCTCTGCGCGGCGAAAAAATCGGGAAAGCCCATGGATTTTCCCCGCAAATCCCCGAAAAAAGACAAGCGGGAACAGGAGCTGACCGTCTTGATCCTTGAGGTTGAAGGCAAATATCTGATCCGGAAACGGCCCGCCGAAGGACTTTTGGCAGGACTCTGGGAATTTCCCAACGCCGCCGGCTTTCTGGAGGGGGCGGCTCTCGTGAAGCTCATCAGAGATCTGGGATTCGCGCCGCTTGAAGCGGGAAACATCCTGAAAGCGCGACACGCGTTTACCCACGTGCGCTGGCGCATGGCGGCCCGCGCCATCAAATGCCGCCCCATCCGGGGAAGAAAGCGGCCGGAAGGCCTGGTCGCCGTCACGGCCGGAGAATTGGGCGAAAAATACGCCCTCCCCACCGCCTTCCGGAAACTGCTGCCCCTCATAGAAAGTACTTCTCAAAAGAGCCGAATTGTGGTATAA